Below is a window of Brachyspira hampsonii DNA.
TATTCATATTATTTTTATTTATGTAAAAAATATAAGCAGAAATGTAAATAATATAAAAGAAATAGTTTTATAACTGTACATTTTATTATTTTTCATTTATTAATCAATAAGTTTTTAAATATCCAAAAGTAAAATCATATTTAGTCCACAAAGTATTTTCATCTGGAATAATACTTTCATCATTTCCTCCGCCATACCAAGCCTGTTCAGCACCATTTTCATCTATTATTATAAGTCTGTAACGGACTGTCATTCCTGTTCCTGTTTTATTATCCCAATATACAGCGGCAAGATATTTTTTGTTATTATATTCATAAACTCCGCATTCTACAAATTTTGTTCTGATATTTACTTTATCCGTATTATCATAATAATTGGCATTATTGTCAAAGTTTCCGATTGCATCAGCATAATCATTTGCTTCATAAACAGTTTGCCCGCCTACTAAATTAAACCATAAATTTTTTAATTGAGCTTCGTCAGTTACATCAATTTCAGAAGTTTTACTGCCGTATTGTATAGTATGTATTCCTGAAGTTATAGCTTTAATCGAGTATGTATTGTTATTAGGATTTGTAGGAGGATTAGAACAAGATATAATTACTGCAAATATTATAATTAATAAATATGATTTTTTAATTTTCATTGTAGACCTCTAAATTATTATCTAACAGCAGTACAATCTGAAAAAGTGCCAAAATAACCATTGGCTTCAGTAAATTTTGAAATAGCCTCTATAAAATTTTCAGCAGAAAAGTCAGAACCTTTAGAAGCACCGCAAATTTTTATAGTTGTCTCTGTTAAATCTTTAAATGAAACAGCGTACCATTTTCCTACTACTTCTGGTGAATATGTATTAGCTGTATATTGTCCGTATATTATACCAGCAGTATCGCTAGTCCACTTAATATGTTTTATATCAAAAGAATAACTTGTTGAATTATTGTATAAACTATCAAATTTGCTAGTAGTAATAACATATTGAGAAGTTCCGTAAGTTGTGTCATTGTCCTGCCATTTTTGCTGAAGCATCTGTTCTTTAGTTTTTATTGGATTTGTTACATTATCTTTAGAACATGATACTGATAAGAATAAAGCAATTAGAAGTGTTAATAAAATTTTGATTTGTTTTTGCATAAGTAATGCTCCTTTATTTTTATTAAATTTAAAAACTTTTCAATAAAGGAGTGCATAAAATAATAATTTTTTTCAGTGCACTCGCCTGTTTTAATGGTAAATCCGACTTCGTTAATCTTTTATAGTTTTAAATAAAATTAATAAAAAATTAAACTTTACGGTTGCGTGCCAGCGAAGGATTCTCACCCTCATTCCCATAAAATAAAATATATTATATATGCTTTTTTTATTCTATCAAGCTATAATCTTATTTTTTATCAAAATATTATATTTTTTTGTAAAATTATTTTTTAATTATAAAAAAATAATTTTATGAAACAAGTATATTTTTTGCTGAGATTATGATATTATAATTTTTGTTTGAAAGTAATTATTAATTGACATTATTATTATATATAGTATAATTACTGTATATAGTTTCTTAGTAATTTTTTATAAAAATAGGAGTCAATCATGAAAAAATATTTATATTCTTTATTTATTATAACATCACTTATATTTATTTCATGTTCTTCAGGAGCTTCTAATTCCAATACTGCTGGAGATAAAGTATTTAAAATCGGAATACTTCAGCTGATAGAGCATGATGCATTAGATGATTCTTACAGAGGCTTTGTTGATGGGCTTAAAGAAGCAGGATATGAGGACGGAAAAAATATCACTATAGATTATCAGAATGCTCAAGGCGAACAGGCTAACTGTGTTACAATAGGTCAGAAATTTGTTAATGATAAAAGTGATTTAATTCTAGCAATAGCAACACCTGCAGCACAGGCAGTTGCAAATATGACAAAAGATATACCTATATTAGTTACAGCAGTTACAGATCCAGCTGCTGCAAAACTTGTTGCAGATAATAATGCTCCCGGAGGAAATGTTTCAGGTACTTCTGATTTAACACCTGTAGAAGCTCAAATAGAATTATTAAATGAGATTACTCCAAATTTAAAAACAGTAGGACTTTTATATTGTTCAAGCGAACAGAACTCAGTATTTCAAATGGATATAGCAAAGAAAAAATTAGATTCTATGGGCTTAAAATATATAGATGCTACAGTAACATCTGCTAATGAAATACAGCAGGTTGTTCAAAGTTTAGTTGGAAAAGTTGAAGCTATTTATACGCCGACTGATAATATGATTGCAGCTGGTATGGCTACAGTTGCTTTAGTTGCTGAACCTGCTAAACTTCCTGTAGTTTGCGGTGAGGGCGGTATGACTATGCTTGGAGGAACTGCTACTTATGCAATAAGCTATTATGAACTTGGAAAATTGACAGCTGCTCAGGCAGTATCTATATTAAAAGGAGAAAAAAAGCCTGCTGCTATGCCTATAGAAACTTTAAAAACTTTTGATTTGGTAGTTAATACTAATATGGTTAATAGCATTGGAATAACAATACCAGAATCATTATATAATAAATAATAATTATAATAACTTATAATGAAGTTATTTGTTTAGTTTAATTTAGCAATAAATAAGAGGATAATATGGAAGGGATTTTTTTGGCAATAGAAGGTGCAGCATCTCAGGGTATCATTTGGGGAATAATGACTCTAGGTGTTTATATTACATTTAAAGTTTTAGATTTTCCGGATTTGACTGTTGATGGAAGTTTTGCTTTAGGCGGTGCGGTAAGTGCGATGCTTATATCAAATGGTATGAATCCTTTTATAACTTTATTTTTTGCTTTTTTGGCTGGTTCTTTAGCAGGATTTGCAACAGGTTTTTTAAATACAAAACTACAAATTCCCGGAATATTGGCAGGAATTCTTACAATGATTGCATTATATTCTATCAATATTAGAGTTATGGGAAACAGACCTAATATACCGCTTTTGGGAATGGATACTTCTTTGACTATAATTCAAAATATGCTTTCACTAAGTAAAGTATTATCAGATTTACTTGTAGGATTTATCTTTTCTGTAATAATAGTTCTTTTGATGTATTGGTTTTTTGGTACGGAGATGGGCTGTGCTATCAGGGCAACAGGTAATAATGAAAGAATGATTAGGGCATTAGGTGTTGATACTAATGTTATGAAAATAATAGGGCTTATGTTATCAAATGCATTGGTTTCTTTATCCGGTGCTTTGGTTACTCAGAGTCAGGGTTATGCTGATGTTGGTATGGGAACGGGTACTATAGTTATAGGACTTGCATCTGTTATAATAGGGGAGGTTGTATTTGGAAATAGATTTTCATTCTGGTATAAGCTAGCTTCTGTTGTAATGGGGTCTATAATATACAGAATAATAATTGCTATAGTTCTTCAGCTTGGATTAAAAGCTACAGATTTAAAACTTCTTACTGCGATAATAGTAGCCATTGCTCTTTCAGTGCCTGTACTCAATAGAAAAGTTACAAGAGTAGTAGGCGGAAAAAGAAAATAATATTTGGGGGAGTTTATGTTAGAATTAAAAGAAGTTTATAAAACATTCAATAGAGGTACTATCACAGAAAAAAAAGCCATTAAAGGTGTTAACCTCAAATTAAATGACGGTGATTTTGTTACTGTTATAGGAGGAAACGGAGCTGGTAAATCTACTCTCTTAAATTTAATTGCCGGTGTTTATGAAGTTGATTATGGTACTATATCAGTTGATGGAGTTGATATTACAGATAAGAAAGAATATGCAAGAGCAGGACTTTTTGGAAGAGTATTTCAGGACCCTATGGTTGGTACTGCTTCAAATATGGGTATAGAAGAAAATCTTGCACTTGCTAAAAGAAAAGGTAAAAGAAGAACTTTGAGATGGGGCATAACTCATGCAGAAAGAGAAGAGTATGTGGAAAAACTGAAAAGGCTTGATTTAGGACTTGAAACAAGACTTCAGTCAAAAGTAGGACTTTTATCAGGCGGTCAAAGACAGGCTTTGACACTTCTTATGGCAACTCTTAAAAAACCTAGACTTTTATTATTAGATGAACATACTGCAGCTCTTGACCCTAAAACTGCTAAAAAAGTATTGGAGCTTACTGAAGAGATAATAAGAGAAGATAAACTTACGGCGTTTATGGTTACTCATAATATTAAAGATGCAATTCATTACGGTAACAGACTTATAATGATGAATGACGGTAATATTATATATGATGTTTCAGGCGAAGAGAAAAAATCTTTGGAGATATCTGATTTACTCAAGAAATTTGAAACTGCTGACGGTTCTTTAAGTGATAAACTCTTATTATCTTAATATTACAATAGCAGACTATATTATAATAATATAATCTGCTTATAATTTATTAATTTTAAGTTAATGTTATTTTTGATACATTTTTTTCATTGATTAAAAGTCTTATTATTATAGATATAAATGTTAATATCAAAAATATTATTCCGCATATAGGCAGATTCTTAATTGTTGTATTTGCTATAAATAGTCCTCCTAAAGAAGTTCCTATGGTTATTCCAAGATTTCCAAAAGATA
It encodes the following:
- a CDS encoding ABC transporter substrate-binding protein, giving the protein MKKYLYSLFIITSLIFISCSSGASNSNTAGDKVFKIGILQLIEHDALDDSYRGFVDGLKEAGYEDGKNITIDYQNAQGEQANCVTIGQKFVNDKSDLILAIATPAAQAVANMTKDIPILVTAVTDPAAAKLVADNNAPGGNVSGTSDLTPVEAQIELLNEITPNLKTVGLLYCSSEQNSVFQMDIAKKKLDSMGLKYIDATVTSANEIQQVVQSLVGKVEAIYTPTDNMIAAGMATVALVAEPAKLPVVCGEGGMTMLGGTATYAISYYELGKLTAAQAVSILKGEKKPAAMPIETLKTFDLVVNTNMVNSIGITIPESLYNK
- a CDS encoding ABC transporter permease, with translation MEGIFLAIEGAASQGIIWGIMTLGVYITFKVLDFPDLTVDGSFALGGAVSAMLISNGMNPFITLFFAFLAGSLAGFATGFLNTKLQIPGILAGILTMIALYSINIRVMGNRPNIPLLGMDTSLTIIQNMLSLSKVLSDLLVGFIFSVIIVLLMYWFFGTEMGCAIRATGNNERMIRALGVDTNVMKIIGLMLSNALVSLSGALVTQSQGYADVGMGTGTIVIGLASVIIGEVVFGNRFSFWYKLASVVMGSIIYRIIIAIVLQLGLKATDLKLLTAIIVAIALSVPVLNRKVTRVVGGKRK
- a CDS encoding ABC transporter ATP-binding protein, with the protein product MLELKEVYKTFNRGTITEKKAIKGVNLKLNDGDFVTVIGGNGAGKSTLLNLIAGVYEVDYGTISVDGVDITDKKEYARAGLFGRVFQDPMVGTASNMGIEENLALAKRKGKRRTLRWGITHAEREEYVEKLKRLDLGLETRLQSKVGLLSGGQRQALTLLMATLKKPRLLLLDEHTAALDPKTAKKVLELTEEIIREDKLTAFMVTHNIKDAIHYGNRLIMMNDGNIIYDVSGEEKKSLEISDLLKKFETADGSLSDKLLLS